A DNA window from Eriocheir sinensis breed Jianghai 21 chromosome 22, ASM2467909v1, whole genome shotgun sequence contains the following coding sequences:
- the LOC127001968 gene encoding uncharacterized protein LOC127001968, translating into MLLPCLCVLGGVLLVLPTHATKQPSYEQHLRVGAIVEPDGPVMVVEDVVDVRITLCDFRELERLHIPQFRRQIQQAEAVLQQTSDTVHKLNHPLTLTYFSTLMLSFLNIQQSFDSLLEWTPFSTYLKTPVAHARSKRGLIDIGGRLLKGLIGTATDADVAEVHDQLDKWGTILNNQAIVLSSQNKAIETVVQTQKVIIDRLNNFTSLITQLQQDQHQYLLAHHLALMAANLRAVYLAITNFKLALQDTFTLLRDVLDGVVTPSLLTPQELKHVLDWASTEKGLTPVFSETQVQYYYPYMEATLTTDGILVHIPFRSPDMFTIYHIHPFPTVVNSSIYQLSTSHTTLLVSSDFMHIAFPADFHDCHITRFQMYLCPAYQYVFLPTSNYPCELGLVRNSPIESLCLFTPVEDTTIFHLRVQPWRYFYFHHSIALTVTCPGSRPSNTAVHGSFVILEACSLTSHNLTTKQSNHLLLNQTFHTYNLKPFHLPTPTTPLQLKPLHSLGDTLPKLTAPNITLQLISSLAIWPELRPDTVYPILASLTTVLTLTVILATLLICVFHRRYAFLRRAVLQRPLQPATA; encoded by the coding sequence atgctactcccttgcctatgtgtcctgggaggtgttctcctggtcctccccacacatgccacgaagcagccctcctatgaacaacacctacgtgtgggggcaatcgtggagccagacggccccgtgatggtggtggaggacgtggtcgatgtccgcattaccctatgcgattttcgtgagctggagcgactccatataccccagttccggcgccagatccagcaagcggaagcggttctccagcagacctcggacacagttcataaactaaaccatccactcacgctgacatatttctctactctcatgctatctttcctaaatatccaacaatcctttgatagtctgctagaatggacccctttttcaacttaccttaaaacaccagtagcccacgccaggtccaagcgtggtctcatcgacattggtgggagattgttaaaaggcctcattggtacagctacagatgccgatgttgctgaagttcacgatcagttagacaaatggggtactattttgaataaccaggctattgttctcagttcccaaaacaaagctattgagacggttgttcagactcaaaaagttatcatagaccgcctcaacaacttcacatccctcataacccagcttcagcaggaccaacaccagtacttattggctcaccatttggctttaatggcagcaaacctcagagctgtctaccttgcaatcacaaattttaaattagcactgcaggacacatttacactcctcagagacgtgttagatggtgttgtaaccccttcccttctcacccctcaggAACTTAAGCATGTCCTTGATTGGGCCAGCACAGAAAAAGGCTTAACTCCTGTTTTCAGTGAGacccaggttcaatattattatccctacatggaggcaacattgactacagatggtatcttggtgcatataccctttaggtcgccagatatgttcactatctatcacattcatccattccctacagttgtcaattcttccatctaccaactatctacatctcataccactctcttggtttcatcagatttcatgcacattgcttttccagctgactttcatgattgccatatcacccgattccagatgtacctttgccctgcttaccagtacgtctttttgcctaccagtaattatccttgtgagctgggtctagttagaaactccccaattgaatctctatgtcttttcaccccagtcgaggataccaccatcttccaccttagagtgCAACCCTGGCgttacttctatttccatcattcaaTTGCTCTTACAGTTacttgccctggatcccgacctagcaacaccgctgtccacggctcctttgtcatcttggaggcctgcagtctcacatcccacaacctaaccactaaacaatctaaccatctattgcttaaccaaacctttcatacctacaacctcaaacccttTCACTTGCCGACACCAACAACTCCCCTACAACTCAAACCCTTACACTCTTtaggagacaccttacccaaactcaCTGCACCGAACATCACCCTCCAACTCATTTCCTCTCTCGCCATCTGGCCAGAACTTCGCCCCGACACAgtataccccatcctcgcgtcactgactacgGTACTGACGCTCACTGTGATCCTGGCTACCCTCCTCATCtgtgtcttccaccgccgctacgccttcctgcgtcgagccGTCCTCCAGCGCCCCTTACAGCCCGCAACGGCATAG